In Nicotiana tabacum cultivar K326 chromosome 10, ASM71507v2, whole genome shotgun sequence, the DNA window ttcccaagaggggtagtttcaagtaccttgggtcggttattcaggggatcggggagattgacgaggatgtcacacaccttataggggtggggtggatgaagtggaggttagcgtcgggagtcttgtgtgacaagaaagtgccaccgttactaaaaggtaagttttatagagcagtggttaagcctgccatgttatatggaactgaatgttggccggtaaagaactcacacatccagaagatgaaagtagcagagatgaggatgttgaggtggatgtgcgggcatacaaggatggataagattaggaatgaagatattcgagagaaggtgggcgtggcccccatggaggacaagatgcgggaagtaagactcagatggttcgggcacattcagaggaggagcactgatgcaccggtgaggaggtgtgagcgactggctgtagtgggcacgcggagaggtagagggcgacctaagaagtattggggagaggtgatcagacaggacatggcgcgacttaggattactgaggacatgacccttgacagggaattatggaggtcgagcattaaggttgtaggttagggaaagttgtgaatatttctacagcacaatagagtgagactagccagttaggagttagactaagaatgtcattggtcgtctattgatgcagggctttacctgctagttttactataccagccatctatttcgtatttcgtattctgtatttcatatctcttatattgctgttattttattatgcatttttatggtactaatatatcggctcctgttgcttttttgagccgagggtctcctggaaacagcctctctaccctttggggtaggggtaaggtctgcgtacatattaccctccccagaccccacttgtgggattatactgggtcgttgttgttgttgttgttgttgttgttgttgttgaaagaACAAGAACGCTAAACAATAGTAAACAATACTTACATtgttagaaggaaaaaaaatacacacacagtcAGCTATAGTGAGAAGAAACTTATGAAGGAAGAAGAGTTGGAATACCTTTATAGCATTTTCAGTTTAAAAATATCATGTATTTTGAGTGAGCAAAAATTGGAAGATAACCTACTAGGCTAACCGATATTTTACCCACATTTTACCCATGAATACCCATATTTCTACGGGTTGAACCCTAAATTTTACCCAACTTAAATATTACTCATTCAACCCACTAAAATATGAGCGGATTGGGCGGGTTGACAAAATATGGGCTCATTTTGCCAGCACTACTCCCGGATATTGTTTAAAGCTCATTGGACATTAAGAAAGAccaacaagaaggagaaagatgAAAAGGTAATACTCACAGAATACCGTGGAGCTATATCCTGATGGTTTGAATACAAACCAGATTGTGAAAACGCATCACTTCCCTGTTTCAAGAATGAAAAAGATGTCAAGGGTGGCAGCATTTAAGCTGAAGCAAGAAGAGATTACATGCCATCAACTACAACTAATATTGACGGAGATCTAAACAACGCAATATTATTAATTCAACTTTTTCAATATGTCCTCCTTGTTAGCACTACTCTATCCATTCACATGAAACAGAACATTCCACAGTGTTAACTCATAAGCAGGCTGACAGATGGTATTTCCTAAAGACTAGATGGAGAAGAGGGGATCGATGGCATCATTTCACATGTCGTACTAATTATATATCACcagttttcttccctttttttaaaaaaaatcaagtaCATCACCAGTTTTCACTTTTCACAGTTGAAGAATATCAAACGGTTGCTGGAATCattatagttgtttaatataagaAGACAAACCTGACTGCATGACATACATAGAACTGCCATTGCAGGAGAGTCAACATGGCTCAACTGGGTTAAAAAGAAAGCAGGTCCAAGAAATCCTATTGTTTGCATAATCTGCAACAATGATCAAACAAATTCAAAAAAGCTGGTCTTAACATTTTAGATAGGTGAATTTCTTTATTTATACAGCCACTGCTATTTCAAAAACTGGTAAGGAGATAATACATTGACTTTAGCATAGGATGGCCTTATACTAAATATGGCAGCATTTTAAGACTAGGAAGCCATGCAAATAAAACCAAATTATTGGAGTCAAAATTTTCTTCTCTATCTGAGGGCAGCCACGTAAAGTTGAACAGGCAGACAATAATGTGTCCCGACTCTAAATAAGAATAATTGTGCTCAGAGGTATCTttagaaaacaaataaaatattgTATTGAGCATCTCAAGATCTAACACTGAAGTGCAATAACATCAACCAACAATGGTTATGGTGGAGTAGTAAATACTCCTTcatccttaaccagaggtctcgagtCGAGCCCTAGGTATAATGTTGCCTTTGTTAGAGCACTTAGCCCCCTAGTGGGACTTCCAGGCATGAATCCGAATTTAGTCGGACCACAATACGGGTACCGGATACCAGGTGgataaccagaataaaaaataaaagaagaagtgcAATGACATCGATAAAGGTGTCTAGTACCTTTCTGACTACAGTCACTGATACGCCTTTCCTCACCAGGGAATCTGCAATCCACCCACCAACATTTGCAGAGATTGCCATTGTGAGCCATGGCAAGACAGCAAAAAGTCCTGATTCTGTGAGATTAAACTTTAATACCTGCAGTAGAAATGCTTAAACAAGTTTAATAACAgtaaaagacaataaaattatgacCATCTctaagtaataacaataatttaatAGTAGAAATCATTAAATGTGGGATGCGACTAAGCATCACGGTTAATGATttagagcctgtttggccaagcttccgGGAGGCTAGAAGTACTTTTTTGTCAGAAAAAGTACTTTTTCGAAAATTTGATGTGTTTGGCCAAGATAGAGAAGTGCTTTTGAGTAGCACAAGAAGTAGTTTTTCTGTTTTTGGGAAGAAGCTACAAATTCTAGCTTCTTttaagaagcagaagcagaaaattaattattttaagacAAAAGTATCTTtactataaatttatatttttcaagttATCCTTCATTAATTtagcttttttcttttccttttttgtttcattccctttttatttattttatttccatcgtatttttattttccttttcttatttttctttgaaataGTCTCTCCACTATAAATAGATCTCTTCTTTTATATTggattaattaattatatttttaatttatactGAATGATTATATTTAGagatatttaaattattatatacCTAATATTATTGCTTTGGATAACTGTATTTTATATTGCTTAAAatctttaatatatatttttactttatgttttatattctaattaaataaaaaaaattataataaatatgtaaattaatttttctcttttaaataatATACTAATTGTAAACTCAACATTTActttcattttttgtaatttggcattcaaaagtactttttgaaaaaaTATCCAGGCGCAATATTCTTATCAAATATTgaaaaaagtacttctcaaaTAAATTGGCCAAATACAAACTGTAACTctgaaaaaatacttttttggaaAGCAATTTTGAGAGCAAAAGgacttttcaaaataagtagtttctagcagcttggccaaacgggctcttagtgaTGGACAAGACACTGATCCTAATCCTATTCAAGATATTGACAGTGACCCCTAAGAAGGATGAAGTCATGTGAATTTCCTACCCTCACACTTTGCTCTCTCAAACTCTAAACAACCATCCTTCTTTGCTTTTTATCCTTCTGTTTACAATCTTACAATCATTGGACTTCTTTCTCGCACTGCATAAGTAAACTAATTGAATCCccttccccccctccccccacacacacaaaaagaaaagaaagactaCATATCTCCATATCCAACACTGATAACTTACCTTTCAACATGCACTACAAGTTCAAGGACACATTCACCTCTAAAGTTTACATTATTTTCCAATACCTAGTGCAGaactaagttgctcggactcgggtgcgggTATCCTATACGGGAACGGATCCGAGTATCGGATTCGAcaaaatctaaattttaagattgGGGGTGCGGATCCGGATAtggatacgggtgcggggattcggctaataaaaaatagagctataaaaatattgtaaattttGAGAGATATTCTATGAAAAACTTACATGAATATTGTAGAATTCAATTTTTCATTCTCCAAGATGGACATTATTCTTTCATTCTCCTAAatctgttttatttttgattttgagaaatcaaaatctcaatttttctcCCAAATTTGTCGATGGACTCCGGTCAAAGTGTCCGAAGTCGGTTGACCATATCCGGGATGTATCCCGCTCCCGTCCCCGTCTCGTATCCGGACGAGGACGACACCAAAATCGAAGAGTCCGTGCAACTTAGGTGCAGAATATTATTACAAAAAAGCCAAATACATAACAAACCCTTAAACTTGTCACAAATATTTATTTAGACACTTCAACTGAGCCTATTACCTATTgagcacttaaaataatgtaaAAGTGTCTATAACACGAAAAATTCAATCCCAGCAAAGAAATAAGTGTGTGAAGCTCAATCACGCTTACGTGGCAAGGTAACCAATGAAAGATAGCCATGTCAATAAAAAAGATGCACATTATCTCTTTAGACCGAGCCAACACCTACCCCTCCTCTTCTCCCTCCACAACCACCTCTACCCACCACCTCTGGCCTCTGCCTCCCCTACCTGCTTCCTTCTCAACCACCACAAGCACCACCAAATCACAACCGGTGAACAAAGCATTTCGCATTCACGTAGGGTGCGAGGAAGGGCCGCACACCAAGGGATGTAGTGTAAGCAGCCTACCATGATGCAAGCATCAATGGCTAATTCCACGGTTAGAACTCATGACCTACAGGTCACACGAAGCTATACGGTTGCAACCACCACATGAAAATCAAATCTTTCCTTTTGAAACTTATAgtgaaaagttttaaaaaatacaGCACACTATAATCACACTTCTAAGAAAACTAAACTCAAACACCAAATTGGGTCATCATGCCGCTGATGGCTTTCATGATTATCAAATTCATATTAACCCACAAATTCGTTAGATCACTTCCCTCGTCATTTAGCCTCGACATGTCATATCCTCTTCAGTTCTAGGTGCCCCCACTCCCTATTGCACCCTTGGACTAACGCCATCGCACCCCAACACCCACCTCTGTTTTCTCGGCCAACTAGTAAATATTAAAATAACATTTAAAGTAAAGCTTAAAATAAAATCAGTTACTATAGTAACGAACAAGTCTATCATCATTAAAGCTAAAGCTTTGACCGGAAAACATGACCCCCAGTCTCTGTCGCCGGAAGATACAGAGGACCCACGAAGGGGTTGGACAACCTTAGATGCTAGTGTTTAGTAAAAATCTTATCTTTAAAAATTTTGAGGTTTTATCTTTGAAGAGAATCTGTAGGAATCCAGCATTGAGAAATTAAGAGGAAGATGAAGGAGAAAgtcaaaggaaaaaaatatttgaaaaaagaaaCATTTCAGTTATTCACGGCTTCACGCGCTTGACTCTAGGTGAGATTCACTAATTGTGCCATGTAGGAGTGAGGTGTTCGGTAGACTTTGATAGTAATTTGAGTGTTCAACAGGTAATTGTCTCAGTTGAGGTGTCTAAATGAAATTTCGTGACAAGTTTAACGGGTTCTCTATGTATTTGGACTTACAAAAATCTACCATAAATGGTAGAGTGTATCTTTACAGCCTAAACTGTCCAACCTTACTCTTGAAGATAGATGTGGAACCTTTGatctgttgaagtttggcaaaatgccaaagtcccacatcggttgggagaagagttggggggatttttccccctataaaagaaggcctaatgtttaggatttaaacacacctctcatttgcattctcatctgtttaaggcatttgtattttctctctttagtattatttcacttgtatttttggagtggaataaaatattggttgtgtccgaggagtaggcaaaattagccgaacctcgtaaattctagtgttccctttattgttgctttattgtcttatttattatttggtggctgtcataatttttggtatagtagttgtgacttattcacactatatacatttggcttccgcaacaattggtatcagagccaagatactgtctaagtatgctctgtggttgcagcatagtctgatcttccacatcagaaaagatttatcttggtaactgagtcaaggttctgtctgagtatgctctgtggttgcagcttagtctgatcttctacatcagaaaggaaataatcttgatttgtgtcgtcagctattaaataatatttgtgtcaaatatgggagacaataaacaagaagaatctacatcaagtgtcaacaatacgtcatcattggcatcttcgcttatgacaaaaattgtgtcaaatgcgaaatttgcggtagaaatttttgacgggtccgggcattttgggatgtggcaatgcgaggttctagatgtcctttttcaataagggctagatcttgccattgaagaaaagagaccagatgttattggagaagaagattggaaaattatcaaccgtgttgcttgcggtaccattcgatcctaccttgctagagagcagaaatatccatacacaaaggaaacttctgcaagtaaattatggaaaacactggaggataaatttttgaagaaaaatagtcaaaataaattgtacatgaagaaaagactgtttcacttcacctatgttcctggtaccacgatgaatgaacatatcaccagtttcaataagttggtcacagatttgcaaaatatggatacaacttatgatgatggtgacttggcattgatgttgttggcgtcacttcctgatgagtacgagcaccttgaaactactctactccatggaaatgacgaagtttctctcagagaagtttgttcggctttgtacagctatgaacaaagaaagcgagaaaaacagaagggcggagaaggagaagcactatttgtgaggggtcgtcctcaaaatcaaacgaggacaaagaagggaagatccaagtcaagatccagacccagcaaagatgaatgtgccttttgtcgagaaaaagggcactggaagaaaaactgtccgaagttgaagaataaggccaaacataacaatggaaaggccattatggattcaaatgtagctgattgtgatgattcagacttctcattagttacaacagagtcatcaacatcatcagacatatggttgatggactcggcttgtagctatcatatgtgtcccaacagggactggtttgtggaatttcaagaaggagaatatggagtcatccacacagcggataacagccctcttacctcatatggcattggttcaatacgattaaggaaccatgatggaatgatcagaacattaacagatgttcgatttgtaccggatttgaagaagaatctcatctctgtaggagccctagaatcaaaagggttcaaaatcattgcagaaaatggagtgatgagagtatgctccggtgcactagtggtaatgaaggctaatcggaagaataataatatgtaccgctatcgtgggagtacagttattgggacagcgacagtgacatctagtgacgacaaagaggcagaagcaaccaagctatggcacatgcgcttgggacatgctggaggaaaatccttgaaaattctataagatcaaggattgttaaaaggagtaaaggcttgcaacttggagttttgtgagcattgtgtcaaagggaaacagacaagggttaaatttggtacagcgatccataatactaaaggcattttggattatgtacactctgatgtttggggtccttccaaaacaccttcattgggtgggaagcactattttgtaacctttgttgatgatttttcccgaagagtgtgggtgtatacaatgaaaagcaaagatgaagtgctgggaatttttctcaaatggaagacgatggtggagaatcaaacaagcaggaggatcaagtgtattcgcacagacaatggaggtgaatacaaaaatgatcatttcaataaggtctgtgaaaatgatggcatcgtccgacacttcactgtcagacatacaccacaacagaatggagtggcagaacgtatgaaccggaccttgctggagaaggtacggtgtatgttgtccaatgctggcttgggcaaagaattttgggctgaggcaatttcatatgcatgtcacctcattaatcgtctaccatccgctgctattgatggcaagacaccatttgaaaaatggtatggaaagcctgttgtagattatgactctttgcacgtgtttggctcaactgcatattatcatgtgacagagtcaaaattggatccaagggcaaagaaggctatttttatgggaattacttctggagtcaaaggatatcgcttatggtgtcctatgacaaagaaaataatattcagcagggatgttacctttgatgaatctgctatggtaaataaggtaacagaagataccaaacaaaatgaaggtgcttccaagcaggtggagtttgagggaaaatttatttttcctacacaagaagcagaggaggaaacaaatgaagattaccctctggaaggagagccagtagaggagattccaactcaggaacctcaacaacaacttgaatcaatagcaaccagcaggccaaaaagaacaataacgaaacctgttcgtcttatagagacggttgcttgtgcaacctcaattgtagctgatgatgttcctaccacttataaagatgctgtccaaagttcagaagaagataagtggaggattgccatgaatgatgaaatacagtcccttcatcagaatcatacatggagattggccaatctcccgaagggaaagaaagtaattgggtgcaaatgggtatttgcaaagaaagaaggatttcctaactaagtagatgttcgctacaaagcaagattggtggctgaaggatatgctcaaaaggagggaattgattacaatgaagtgttttctccagttgtaaaacattcttccattagaattatgttggctttggtagcacaattagatttggaactagttcagatggatgtaaaaactgcgtttttacatggaaacttggaggaggaaatctacatgactcagccagaaggattcaaagttgctggaaaagaaaatatggtgtgcaaacttgaaaaatcgttgtacggattgaaacaatcttctagacaatggtacaagcgatttgacgagtttatgttgcggcaagggtacaagagaagcaaatacgatcattgtgtgtatttgcacaagcttaaagatggttcctttgtatatcttctcctatatgttgatgatatgttgatagcttccaagaattcggaagaaattgataagttgaagattcaactgaagaaggagttcgagatgaaggatctgggtgaggcaaagaaaattcttggcatggagataataaaagatagacgttcaaagaaactttgtttatctcagaaagaatatttgcagagagtactacaacgttttggcatagatgacaagactaagccaattagtactccacttgctccccattttaagctgagtactactatgtcgccaaaggatgaagctgaacgagagtatatgtcaaaggtaccatacgcaaatgctgttggtagcttgatgtatgcaatggtctgtatgagacctgacatttcacaagctgttggagttattagcagatatatgcataatctaggaaaggagcattggcaagctgtgaagtggattctacggtatattcataatactgtagatgttgggttagtttttgagcaggaagacaatcagtctgtagttggatattgtgattcagattttgcgggtgatctggacaaacgaagatcaactactggttatgtgtttacattTGCAAAgacaccagttagttggaagtctactttgcagtcaacagttgctttgtctacaacagaggcagagtatatggctattacagaggctgtgaaggaggcaatttggcttcaaggattgctaaaggagcttggtgttgaacaaaaaggtatcacaattttttgtgatagtcaaagtgctattcaattagcgaagaaccaagtttatcatgcaaggacgaagcacattgatgttcggtatcattttgtacgagaaatcatagaagaaggtggagtcacgatgaagaaaattcatactacagagaatcctgctgatatgctgacaaaagtggtgactacgatcaagtttcaacattgtttggatttgatcaacattgttgaacactgaagattgaagatgaagacacaaccaaaatttgttattgagagagaattaaagatgtggaattttgtcaaggtggagatttgttgaagtttggcaaaatgccaaagtcccacatcggttgggAGAAGAGTTGGGGGGattttttcccctataaaagaaggtctaatgtttaggatttaaacacacctctcatttgccttctcatctgtttaaggcatttgtatcttctctctttagtattatttcacttgtatttttggagtggaataaattattggttgtgtccgagtagtaggcaaaattagccgaacctcgtaaattctagtattccttttattgttgctttattgtcttatttattatttggtggctgtcataatttttggtatagtagttgtgacttattcacactatatacatttggcttccgcaacatgaTCTTGGTCAATTGTCATGTGTTCATGAACCAAATTAATGCACTGGGACCTAATatcatataatagtaaaaaaGATGTCAAATGTTTATCTCCACAAAATCTTTGGTCTAGCAACTTTCTCGTGAAGAAGTTTTTCATAAGTTTATATCTTATTTAAGAATTAGAAAAGTTCATGTTTACACCAAAATTACATATTTTTTAGCAATTATTGTAAGTCATAATTATGTAGAAAGCAAATGAGGCAACATTACGAAAGTGAAAGTACTACCTGGTGATAATACGTTGGCATCCAGGTAAGAAGAATAAACGTCCCCCAGTTGTGACAGAAGTGAGAAACTATCAAGGCCCATACAGGTGGTTTTGACAGAATCAATTTCCAAGGGATTGATTTAACAGGTTCCTTGGAAACACTGCTACTAAGAATAAGCTTCTTTTCTTCAGGCCGCAGCTCAGGATCATCAAGGGGTGAACTGTATGCCTACATGAAAATTATCTGACATGGATAAGCAGTACTACTTATAGCCTACTAGGAAATTCCGAGTTTATGAATAGTAAGATTTTGCACGATGTGGTTTGTTGGCTGAGTATGTCTAGGATCAAACACAATGGTTTCTTTACAAATGAAGTTAAAGCATTCAATATACGCAACTACAGAGCTTTTGACAAATATATAGCACAACCTGAAACCATCTAGATGATCCTCATTGTTTGATAAACAGTCATCTTAATAAATGTTTCTTTCACAATCAAAAGAATATACAGATTAATATGTACCTTATTGAGCCACACTGCAAACCATACAGTGCCTAaagaaccaaaagaaaagaagacagAAGGCCACCCAAAGTTGTGTATCAGCAATGGTGAAAATGCTAGTCCAGTCACAGATCCAAGATACATTCCACTGTAGACGAGTGCCAGAGATCTACTTCTTTCTGATACAGGAACCCATTTAGAGAGAATGTTATTCATTGCCGGCATTGCAACACCCTGGAAGCGATAAAGTCAAATCAGCTAATCAAGAAACAAGGAATTGAGTTATAATGCCAGATTATTCCAAACGAAAAGACCTCATTTGAACTGAAAATTAAATCAGCTTAGATCTCCCTTCAATGAGttaaaatgaaaataagaatgaAAAATGAACAGAACCAACCTCACCGATTCCCATGAAAGCTCGAACAACAAATAAGAAGGGTAATCCAAGCTTTGCAGCAATGGGCGTGAGAACTGTAGCAACAGACCACCACACTACTCCAaatcctaagacagctttccccCCAACAGTGTCTGCCCATATACCTCCTGCTATCTGGGCTTAATACCACATTTATTAAAAAATGAAATACAGAGGGGCCTCAAGTCTATTAAGTATAAAGGATCCACATTATGAGTTGCAAGACAATGGGAAATAAGAGAGCTAATTAGACAAAAATACTAAGGCAAGAACAAAAAAATGACACTTTCTCTCTTTAAAATTCAGAAGCTTATTTTGATAAAtcagaataaataaataaaactactAGCTAGATACACTAATAAAGAGCAGAGTGAAGGTGGATATCCTACCTGAGTGAGAAGATAACCCCAGAAAAATGAAGACTGTATTAAACCAACAGTGGTAGGACCCCAGTGGTATTCGGATGCCATTGGAAGTATGGCGATACTCATGTTTACCTGCACAGCACAATCTGATTAAAGTTTCCAACTGAAAACCCACTAAAACGGAAAGGAAGAAATTAATCGCTTACTCTATCCATATTGCAAAGAAGAAAAGCGGAGAAACAAAGAAGCACAATAACCCATCGCTTTGGGAACTCTTCCCACCAAGCTGGACCGTCTAAGCTATCTCCATCTTCTTTCTTTCTCAGTAAAGCTTCGGAGATGGGATCCTCGAACTTCAACGATTCTGACGACTCAGTAATTTTGAAGGGCTTTGACTTGACATCAGCCCCCACCTTCCAACTATCATTATTCCTCCGAACCAACCCTCTGCTCCCAAACTGAAACAATCGAAATGCGC includes these proteins:
- the LOC107762867 gene encoding sodium-dependent phosphate transport protein 1, chloroplastic codes for the protein MTAKAFLLSHYSCSPPKKCNSNIRGRNFSFTSLYYTTGIECRGAFRLFQFGSRGLVRRNNDSWKVGADVKSKPFKITESSESLKFEDPISEALLRKKEDGDSLDGPAWWEEFPKRWVIVLLCFSAFLLCNMDRVNMSIAILPMASEYHWGPTTVGLIQSSFFWGYLLTQIAGGIWADTVGGKAVLGFGVVWWSVATVLTPIAAKLGLPFLFVVRAFMGIGEGVAMPAMNNILSKWVPVSERSRSLALVYSGMYLGSVTGLAFSPLLIHNFGWPSVFFSFGSLGTVWFAVWLNKAYSSPLDDPELRPEEKKLILSSSVSKEPVKSIPWKLILSKPPVWALIVSHFCHNWGTFILLTWMPTYYHQVLKFNLTESGLFAVLPWLTMAISANVGGWIADSLVRKGVSVTVVRKIMQTIGFLGPAFFLTQLSHVDSPAMAVLCMSCSQGSDAFSQSGLYSNHQDIAPRYSGVLLGLSNTAGVLAGVFGTAATGYILQHGSWDDVFKVSVGLYLVGTVVWNAFSTGEKIID